In Apium graveolens cultivar Ventura chromosome 10, ASM990537v1, whole genome shotgun sequence, the following are encoded in one genomic region:
- the LOC141692058 gene encoding uncharacterized protein LOC141692058: MIVEELDPGTVGPTQVKELTAEVAADPSTHGDRELPKQPALKPKCLFPPSEPPPEDQFLGLKDSLQRDRKRKIVSDQRFRVQTSKGKKVLSSDMRLHLEKKERLKAQNQENLEDSLDSDEELEFLEHEAQRLQAKLERKREIHRLRRELQQAQVQNEGRDDEFYDEDDTEYEYEPSVESTYSQPHERRQRTVSSADVSRQMESISHEEFAKMQEEIAQMRTLMRNQAGFETVSESPLSLVLEKAHIDRTLKTPSLDHFDGSSDPLAFLNTFDGRMAFFGHSEIARCQFFSTCLQGTALRWYSNLPPRSIDSWTTLKNKFQARFSSNYKGIKVTASLMTMHQRSGESLRSFLTRFREEIAEIPDLIEQMAVNFLTAGIDKSRHGLLLEEIFEKRPKTLQAAFQIIEHRMMLQEAVSCIQSPRRSSKYERRRSYSPRSPARERRRERRRSPPPRTSDLPPRDRRERDWQSHNRSEKEFTKLNTEKTAILAVLKTEPDYRPPRPMKPGRPPSSRYCEYHEDTGHTTEQCFQLSNLIEGKIRRGQLVHYVQHDDEPRRHHRGEDDRVIDIIFGGVAAGGLSHNSRKIYAREVFNVNPSTAKRPRTNPSLVISFSDDDYRPGLIEGHHDALGITTRVGNNTVKKMLVDNGSSVDVLYHHAFSRMDIGDRRLENSRTPLYGFTGNEVHVVGTIDMPVLFGSPPCQIWKMVKFHVISASSSFNAILGRTTITALRAITSISHLKMKFPTDFGVGEMIGDQVTVRQCYLTTVSPRKKTEEELEVNQVLDIDPRELIDPSTSTSCSPLEETEDIEVLEGSPDKTTRIGKNLSSDLKKEITNLIREFSDIFSWAPTDMPGIPETIAQHSLHISRDTRPVRQKQRIFSAEKRAAIDQEVNKLLHAGFIEPVQFPTWISNVVLVKKSNGKWRMCIDYSDVNRACPKDFYPLPNIDQLIDATAGNELMSFMDAFSGYNQIRMDPHDWQQTAFITHRGVFGYKVMSFGLINAGATFQQTMDKIFSSQIGRNMLIYVDDMITKSKVAFDHVSDLRETFTNARASNMRLSPTKCSFGLTAGKFLGFLITQKGIEVDPAQTKAILEMSKPRSIKDL, from the coding sequence ATGATTGTAGAAGAGCTTGATCCGGGAACCGTCGGACCTACGCAGGTAAAGGAGTTGACGGCAGAAGTTGCCGCCGACCCCTCGACCCACGGCGATCGCGAGCTCCCTAAACAACCGGCATTGAAGCCGAAGTGTCTGTTCCCTCCATCTGAGCCTCCTCCAGAAGACCAATTTCTGGGCTTGAAGGACTCACTCCAAAGGGACAGAAAAAGAAAGATTGTATCGGATCAGCGTTTTAGAGTTCAAACATCTAAAGGAAAGAAAGTTCTCTCAAGCGACATGCGGTTGCATTTGGAAAAGAAAGAAAGGCTAAAAGCCCAAAACCAAGAAAATCTAGAAGACTCACTTGATTCAGATGAAGAGCTCGAGTTCCTAGAGCATGAAGCTCAAAGATTGCAGGCTAAGCTTGAGCGAAAGCGCGAGATTCACCGTCTTCGTCGAGAGCTCCAACAAGCCCAAGTTCAAAATGAGGGTCGAGACGATGAATTTTATGACGAGGACGATACCGAGTACGAGTATGAACCGTCGGTAGAATCGACATATTCACAACCACACGAACGTCGACAGAGGACAGTGTCATCTGCCGACGTTTCGCGTCAAATGGAATCCATATCTCACGAGGAATTCGCTAAAATGCAGGAGGAAATCGCCCAGATGCGTACCTTGATGAGAAATCAGGCAGGCTTTGAAACCGTTTCCGAAAGCCCCCTATCATTAGTGCTCGAGAAGGCGCACATCGACAGGACGTTGAAGACACCTTCTCTCGATCATTTTGACGGATCCTCGGACCCATTAGCATTCCTAAACACATTCGATGGTCGCATGGCTTTCTTCGGCCATTCGGAGATCGCTAGGTGTCAGTTCTTCTCCACGTGCCTCCAAGGCACAGCTCTGCGATGGTATAGTAACTTGCCACCTCGGTCAATCGACTCGTGGACAACTCTGAAAAACAAGTTTCAGGCCCGATTTTCTAGCAActacaaaggaatcaaagttacAGCATCCTTGATGACAATGCACCAACGTTCTGGCGAAAGTCTAAGAAGTTTCCTAACTAGGTTCAGAGAAGAGATAGCAGAAATTCCAGACTTAATAGAACAGATGGCTGTCAATTTCCTGACAGCCGGCATCGATAAGTCTAGGCATGGCCTCCTTTTAGAAGAGATCTTTGAAAAAAGGCCGAAAACTTTGCAGGCCGCGTTCCAGATCATAGAACACCGAATGATGCTTCAGGAAGCGGTAAGTTGTATACAGTCTCCACGGAGGTCATCGAAATATGAACGACGCCGAAGTTACAGTCCACGTTCCCCCGCGAGGGAAAGGCGCCGAGAGCGCCGTAGGTCTCCTCCACCACGCACTTCGGACCTTCCCCCGAGGGATAGAAGGGAAAGAGATTGGCAATCCCATAACCGATCGGAAAAAGAATTCACTAAACTCAACACCGAAAAAACGGCAATTTTGGCGGTGTTAAAAACAGAACCGGATTATCGCCCTCCAAGGCCCATGAAACCAGGAAGACCCCCAAGCTCCAGATATTGTGAATATCATGAAGACACTGGTCATACAACGGAGCAATGTTTTCAGCTTAGCAACCTCATCGAAGGAAAAATTCGTCGAGGACAACTAGTCCATTATGTGCAGCACGATGATGAACCCAGACGCCACCATCGAGGCGAAGACGATCGAGTAATCGATATTATTTTTGGCGGCGTAGCCGCCGGAGGCCTTTCCCACAACTCTCGCAAGATTTATGCTCGAGAAGTCTTTAATGTCAATCCCTCGACAGCTAAACGCCCTCGAACGAATCCCTCCCTAGTCATCTCTTTCTCCGATGATGATTATCGTCCCGGTCTCATCGAAGGCCATCACGATGCCCTAGGCATCACAACACGTGTGGGAAACAACACGGTTAAGAAAATGCTGGTCGATAATGGTAGCTCTGTCGACGTGTTATATCATCACGCTTTTTCCCGAATGGACATAGGAGATCGAAGACTTGAGAACTCCCGAACCCCGTTATACGGGTTTACAGGCAATGAGGTTCACGTGGTAGGAACCATCGACATGCCAGTACTTTTTGGTTCCCCACCCTGTCAGATTTGGAAAATGGTCAAATTTCATGTGATTAGTGCTTCCTCAAGCTTTAACGCTATTTTGGGACGAACAACGATCACCGCACTCCGAGCTATAACATCTATCTCCCATTTAAAAATGAAATTCCCCACAGATTTCGGCGTGGGAGAAATGATTGGTGATCAGGTAACAGTAAGACAATGCTACCTAACCACAGTCTCTCCAAGGAAGAAAACAGAGGAAGAGTTAGAAGTCAATCAGGTACTTGACATCGACCCAAGAGAATTGATCGACCCATCCACAAGCACTTCATGCTCCCCTCTCGAGGAAACAGAAGATATAGAAGTTTTGGAAGGAAGCCCTGATAAAACAACAAGAATTGGCAAGAATCTCTCATCAGACCTCAAAAAAGAAATCACAAACCTCATCCGGGAATTCTCCGATATTTTTTCTTGGGCCCCAACAGACATGCCTGGCATCCCAGAGACCATTGCTCAACATTCGTTGCATATCAGTAGGGACACCAGGCCTGTGCGACAGAAACAACGCATATTCTCAGCCGAGAAAAGAGCAGCCATCGACCAAGAGGTCAACAAACTCCTCCACGCCGGTTTCATCGAGCCCGTGCAATTCCCCACATGGATATCAAACGTGGTTCTGGTCAAGAAGAGCAATGGGAAGTGGAGAATGTGCATTGATTACTCAGATGTGAATAGGGCATGCCCCAAAGACTTTTACCCTTTGCCCAACATCGACCAACTCATCGACGCCACAGCGGGAAATGAACTCATGTCCTTTATGGACGCCTTTTCGGGATATAATCAAATAAGAATGGATCCCCATGACTGGCAACAAACCGCTTTCATCACTCACAGGGGTGTCTTCGGATACAAAGTAATGTCCTTCGGGTTAATCAACGCGGGCGCTACTTTTCAGCAGACGATGGATAAAATTTTCTCCTCGCAGATAGGGAGAAACATGCTAATATACGTTGATGACATGATCACAAAGTCAAAAGTTGCCTTCGACCATGTGTCAGACCTTCGAGAAACGTTCACCAACGCAAGGGCAAGTAACATGCGACTGAGCCCTACAAAGTGTTCCTTCGGCCTTACTGCAGGAAAATTTTTGGGGTTCCTGATTACCCAGAAAGGCATCGAAGTCGATCCAGCTCAGACAAAAGCTATTCTAGAAATGAGCAAACCAAGGTCCATTAAAGACCTATAA
- the LOC141692059 gene encoding protein NRT1/ PTR FAMILY 4.6-like — protein MIQGNTGDIQTSPKQKKKLGGVKSTLFIYVASGLENVAFIGNAVSIFTYFFGYMNFSLTKSATMLTNYMGTSYILSLFGGFVCDTYLSRYRSSILFGSIEVLGYAVLATQAFFKELRPSPCKDVPPLLMNQCESSDSGQAAMLYIGLYLIAIGTGGLKAAVPSLGADQFDEEDPEEAEALSVYFNWLLFAIVTGSIFGVTFLVWVNTFQGWDWGFMVSTLAVLFAVLCLYSGKSFYRQQVPKGSPLVRILQVFVVAIINRNLSVPETADGFHDVNHGTGDEILKKTEQFKFFDRAAIIRTTDSSNSDSRAPWRTCTVTQVEETKILVRMFPIILSTIFMNTCLAQLQTFSIQQSNTMDRHFLGVEIPGASITVIPFICMFILIPIYDRICVPALRKLTGIPTGIRHLQRVGVGLVLSIISMVVAGYVETRRKSVAIDNNLVDSPAPLPISVFWLGFQFAIFGMADMFTLVGLLEFFYSESSKGMKSLGTAISWCSLAFGYYLSSVIVNVVNNVSDGWFISNNLNRDKLAYFFWLLAGLSVLNLGVYLICSSWYKYKSVEMKQVEDKNNVEMETV, from the exons ATGATCCAGGGTAACACGGGAGATATCCAAACCAGTCCTAAACAGAAAAAGAAACTCGGAGGAGTAAAATCTACTCTGTTTATATATG TGGCGTCGGGGCTTGAGAACGTGGCGTTTATAGGCAATGCAGTGAGCATATTTACTTACTTCTTTGGATACATGAACTTCAGCTTGACCAAATCAGCAACAATGCTTACAAATTACATGGGGACTTCGTATATTCTATCACTGTTTGGAGGATTTGTATGCGATACATACTTGTCCAGATACAGAAGTTCTATTCTCTTTGGATCCATTGAAGTCTTG GGTTATGCTGTCTTAGCAACACAGGCATTCTTCAAAGAGCTGAGACCTTCTCCTTGCAAGGATGTTCCGCCACTACTAATGAATCAATGTGAATCTTCAGACAGTGGCCAAGCTGCCATGCTATACATAGGCCTCTATCTCATCGCAATCGGGACAGGTGGCCTCAAAGCAGCAGTTCCCTCATTGGGAGCTGATCAGTTTGATGAGGAAGATCCCGAAGAGGCAGAAGCCCTTTCCGTCTATTTTAACTGGTTGCTCTTTGCCATTGTTACTGGATCTATCTTTGGTGTTACTTTCTTGGTTTGGGTTAATACATTTCAAGGTTGGGACTGGGGTTTTATGGTGTCTACTCTAGCAGTACTATTTGCGGTTTTGTGTTTGTATTCTGGAAAATCTTTTTATAGGCAACAGGTGCCGAAAGGAAGTCCATTGGTTCGTATATTGCAGGTGTTTGTGGTTGCAATTATAAACAGAAATCTTTCTGTGCCAGAAACTGCTGATGGCTTCCATGACGTAAATCATGGAACTGGAGATGAGATTCTCAAGAAAACAGAGCAGTTCAA GTTCTTTGATCGCGCAGCAATTATTAGGACCACAGATTCATCCAATTCTGACAGTAGAGCTCCGTGGAGAACGTGTACAGTGACACAAGTCGAGGAAACAAAGATTCTTGTGCGAATGTTCCCTATTATATTAAGCACTATCTTCATGAACACATGTTTGGCTCAGCTCCAAACTTTCAGCATCCAACAGAGCAATACAATGGATAGACATTTCCTTGGTGTTGAAATCCCCGGTGCTTCCATAACCGTCATTCCATTTATTTGCATGTTCATTCTGATCCCTATTTATGACCGCATTTGTGTTCCAGCACTAAGAAAATTGACAGGCATTCCAACTGGCATCCGACACCTCCAACGTGTTGGAGTAGGACTTGTTCTGTCAATTATATCAATGGTTGTTGCTGGATACGTAGAGACACGTCGTAAATCTGTTGCTATTGATAACAATTTGGTTGATTCTCCAGCTCCATTGCCAATCAGTGTTTTCTGGTTAGGCTTCCAATTTGCTATATTCGGAATGGCTGATATGTTCACATTGGTCGGACTGCTGGAATTTTTCTATTCGGAGAGTTCTAAAGGAATGAAGTCACTAGGCACCGCGATATCGTGGTGCTCGTTGGCATTTGGATACTACCTGAGCTCGGTGATTGTGAATGTGGTGAATAATGTGAGTGATGGATGGTTCATAAGTAATAATCTGAATAGGGATAAATTGGCCTATTTCTTCTGGTTGTTAGCGGGATTGAGTGTGTTGAATCTGGGGGTTTATCTGATCTGCTCGTCTTGGTATAAGTATAAGAGTGTAGAGATGAAACAGGTTGAGGATAAAAACAATGTCGAAATGGAGACTGTATAA